In Anopheles bellator chromosome 2, idAnoBellAS_SP24_06.2, whole genome shotgun sequence, the genomic stretch CTTTCATGACAGTCTTAGAAACCCACCGGTGCTTTCttggtgtttgatttattgaaattgtttcgatGATCCTTAAATTCATACAAAAAGACCAATTCAACTTATTGATTTTGATTCAATCTTTTCAAATACGAATCGAAAACTCATTGCTTCAACAAACTGTGTATTAACAGGAATTGTTTCATTgtatttctctttctcccaCAGGCAAGCGAATATGCTTCGTACCAGAACACTCTCGGGCGACGCTCGACACTGGTTGGACCGTACACACATATGAGCAAATACTCGTATCCCACGGATGTGAGCGTAAGTAGCCACTATGGCTACACTTCGTGGGGCCTCTGGCGCGACAGCCGCAACCTTTCGTCGGCCCTGTACGccaagaagcagaagaacaTCAAATCTTTCTCCATACTGCTGATGTCTGCGgccttcatcgtcgtcctggcgGTGCTCTGCGTGGCCGGACTGGCATTCTACTTCAGCACATTCAAGACGGATCTAAGCGGATGTAAGTAGCGATCGGGCTGTTTATCGAAGGTTATCATGTTGATGATTCgacgttttttttcgaaatagAAAACATGTTGCATTTTGATTGTACAATTAACTGTATATgagataataaaattattcccttttgtttacatttctgAAACATCGAAACGGAACACGTAATTATGTATATCATACAGGCTGCAATGTGAAACAAAGGTTGAAACAACGTTTGATACGCGTTGCAAATAAGGGCACTTACAGCATTGAGGTGAGATTCATCCCATTTTGCTCACCTTGACTGCTCGACCGACATTGTAATCCTGGGCCGAAACAAAAGCGTCACACATCCGCACACGTGCGATACCGTCAGCAGCGCAAAAAATTCGTTGAAATAATGGATAACATTAGCGGGCTGGACTGTCCGTCCCACGTGCACGCAGTGGacgaccaggcgtctccaccggCTCCATGCTCGGATGGCTCCGCTATGCAAACGATGCAGCGAACCGGATGTCATCAATGTATGCAAGTCCCGGGCCAGGGGATGGGCCAGGGACCCAGTGACACAGTAGAACGGCAACGACTCGTGGCATTTCATTATGCCACTGCCCGAGACTTGATGCATCAACTGATTTAATACCGACGAGCACCAGAGAGGAAGAGGCACGGGCACCGAGCGTCCCGAGCGTTTTTGTCATCCGGCAGGGCGGGTGGCAAAAATGTAGCTTTAACTGATTGATGTGTCGTAGAAGCTCCGTTGGTGctccagcatcatcatcatcagcatcgtcatCCGCGCGGCTATCATAGCGTCCACCCGACAAGAGCGCCCTTTGTTGTGGCTTTAATGACAATGGTTGGGTCAGCcgttgctgtttttgtttgcaggTCCCAGGCCCCATACGGTACGCGAGTGAGGCCCGATGCACGAGTCGAGTGACATCGGAATGGGATTTTTTCCCCTGTTCGGCACGGAACTACCACGGAGTGCTCAGTGGTGCGAGCTGCACTAgataaacataattttgctGGGACCCGGTTCGGGTGGCGGTAACCGAGAGCAAACTTTGCGGAGCTTAATTAAAGTCAGCGGATCAATAGATGACTAGAGTCCCGTGTGCCTTTTTTGAGTGTGGCGAGCGTTTTTCGGGGGGCCGGGACCGCGAAAGTGCAGCGTCGTGTCCATCAATTTCCAATCAAATAACCGCGGCGAGAGGAGAAGGAGTGATGAAAGTTTGTTTGATATCGGTCCGATTGTTCGGACCGGCTGGACAGTGGTAGTGGCCACGGCAAGTGCGCAGCGCAAGGCCCGTGATTGGCTCATCAAGTCGCGCCAAATCGATTGAAGCGTAAACGCGTAATTTATTCATGTCATGGAAGAGTctttttttgacagcttcgcTTCGGGCCGTCAATTATTGGGCCTTTAATTGTATTgctttattgattttgttttgcgaaGAAGATAACAATCGCGGCCCGGCACGGTGGACCGGACGCTCCGGGCAATCGAGGCATTAGCGTTCGCGTTATTTGTTTCCGGTGCGTGACTGTATTTTGTTAATTGTGTCTAGGTGCCTAATTGTGATCAATTATAACACTTTAGTTGCTACTTTGAGCGTGAaaagttggttggttgatggttgtttaaaaacaaagggCAATAAAATGGGGTCCTGGAGCGACGAAAAATTGAACGATAATTTTCGagcaaaaaattcaaaccgaCAGAAACCGGAGCATTTGACACTGAAATGTGACTTTTGTTTACAGCAATCCTGGCCTTCGACTGCACGTTCCGGGTGGCCCGGGGCGACATCTACACCACCGGACTGCGGAGCAACAGCACCCCGGTGTACCGGCAGAAGACGGCGTTCTACGAAAAGCTGATCGATACGTCGCTGGAGCGCAGTGGCCTCACCGTTTCCCGGGCGGAAATCATGAGCTTTGGTGACGGCCCAACCATCGTGCTCAGCTTCAGGGTGTTTCTGGACATGCGGAAGATAAAGATGTAagtcggttgttgttgtgttttgggGTAACAGAGAAATATGTTTCCTATTCCTGTTCCCGGCATCTTTCTTTTACTATCgaatggcgaagaaattgtGGAATTTAAAATGTTATTGGTCCACTTCTTCTTGAAGGTGATGGGgcattttctgttttgacAACTCATTTTGGGACACCCTACATGTTTAAGTAAATTGCTATTGTAGTAAATAAGGGTATTTTTCAAAATCAGTTTTGCAAAGATAAAAGAGTCTCAAACGATAATTTCAACCattattattgctacattCGATTGAATTGATTTCTACAAATAGACATTAGTTTTGTAATGGTCaagaaatcattttcaaattgaatcTTTATACATGTGGCTTTATACGAACTCAGACCTCGATAAAAACATCCAACATTATCTAGGCACGTTATTCATATAATTATAGAGCACATTAATTTTAAGCACATTTTATATCATCGTAGAGCACAAAGATACCAGCAAACAAAGCGAGCAAGAAATGCTTGCTTATTAAGGCAATCAGACTGCTTATGTACAGGCAAAAGCAACATAAGATCGTCAGCATAAAGTGATACTCGAAAGGAAGCCGAAGGATCAGATCATtgatgaaaagcaaaaacaaaagcggaCCCAAGGGGATTCATTCGGGAACACTGGAGATTTTTGACGCACGCAAAAGGCAAGATCTGATTCATACTAATACGTATGATACGGTGTGCCAGATTAAAGGCGAACCAGCTTACGAGTAATGGACCCACTTTCGAGGTTATTATTTTATGGGAAGCTTTGTTAAATGCTACTTCGAAGCTGCTGGTctgtcaaaatgaaggtagCAACCGTTCAGAAAATAGAGAACGTTAGCTGGTACCAATCTAAGCGGGAAGAGGCCGCTGTTGCTGGTTGGAGAAGTAACACTTAGAACAGGACTGAAAAACCAATTCAAGCAGTTTGATACATGCAGAAAGCCGCTATAGTTTTCAACACAGTCTAATGTGGTTGGAATCTTTGGAATCCCCAAAGGTAGGACAACTCCATACAACAAGGATGATGAGAACAGAATCTATAACGCTAATGCTAATTAGCGCTCCTTAATATAGGCTGAAGGAATATTGCCAGGGCCCCGGCTGTAAGAAAACTTTGGCATCACATTGGCacgcagtattttttacagtcTTCGGCTACAATTGTTGACCAGATTATTCCAATTGATTGAGCTTATTCTGTTAAATTACTTGGAGTCTTTTCAGATACTCCAATGTTCAACAGTATCTTGAACTTTTCGTTCGAGACAATACAACCCTGAACAGTGACTATCTTGCTCTTTGATTAGTTGAGTAGTAGAGTAGTTGAGCCTTATCAACAATTCATCATCCCAGAGTATCTTTGCCCAGAATAACGAAAGTTTCAAACCATACCGATAATAAAATACCATTCCTTTTCACAAATCGGCTTCGGTTAGAAAACCTTTTTGAATAGTTGGCCTTCTTTTAAGGGGAATTAAGTCGAAATGTCACGATTTTTCTCTTTGAACTTGAACTGTCTGTAACACATTTTCACAAAGGTTAGATTAAATTCGTCCTTGGCTAGCAACATATTGGCAGTATTTACTGTCAAGCGGCCAAACAATGAAACACCAACAGAATGTGCCTTCTttgaacagagagagaaaccatAAACAATAGTTTTCCGTTGCGAAAAAACATCGTAAGTCTTTCTTTTCTACTTCTCTACATTTGTGTTGCGCATCATCCGAGTTCCGGTTCCACCTAAGGGCGAAGTGCAAAGAAGACTTTATGAAATAATTCTGTTGCATTTTGCGAAACTGAACCGAACGACGAGCGGTGAGTCTGGCAACTACAACCGGAAGTAGCCCTTGGTCGGGCTCTTTTCAGAAATTGCAAAATTGCCAGCAACCCTTGGCCGTTAGGAAAAACCTTCCCACCCATCCCATGGTTTGAagtttccatcatcatcatcatgatcgtTCGAAGTGGGCTTTCAGGGAACTAATATTGACCGCCGACACCGGGCCCCATTTTCCCTCTGCTTCCTCGTTCgcgttttgttggaaaactAATCACCCGTGGTCTCGCCGTCtcacccacacatacacagcaccatcaacaacgTGGAGGAGCACATCCGGACCGCCTTCCTGAGCGAGGTGCTCAACCCGAACTCGGCGTTCAAGAGCATACGCATCGATCCGGACAGCATCGAGATTAAGCGGCTGCTCGACCAGGACGTGCTGAAGACGGCCCTCCTGACGCGCCACGAGGTAAGGCCGAGgtcctgccgccgccggataTGCTCCTACACCGAGGCTACACCGAAAAAGTGGATTAGATAACactgatgatgatttgtttctctctctctctctctctctctctctctcccactcgCTCGTTGTGGTCCACTGTGCGACTTATCGCTGATCGGTGCCCGACAGGCATTTCCGCCGACGGTGGTCAAGCCCGGCCAGTCCGGCGTGGATGGGCACGATGGGCGCCACGTCACGAAGAAGAGCGGCGTGATCGAAAAAACTATCCACAAGTTCACGCCCCGCGTGCCACCGCATGGTGGGGGTGGCGGGGCCGCTGGGCCACCCCCTCTGGTCGAGGCAGAGTCCGACATTGACATGGATAATTTACCGGTGATACAGGGCTCGTTTGAGATAACGAAAACCGACGCCGACATCACGCAGAAGCGGAAgggctccggcaccggcgaaccgccggccaccggcccgagggtgcccccgccaccaccggctccgTTACCgacctcgtcgtcctcgtcggtcAGTCCGGCTCGCGGCGGCCAGGATAAACCTCAGGTGGGTCCGAAATCAAAATATGaaacggccacggcgaagaTCGAAAAAATGGATAAGCACGGGGTGACgacgaagaaaattaaaaccacgCTGGCCTCGGCCGGCTCGGGTGGTGGCCGACGGTCCTCGACGGCAACCACCACAAAAACGGCCCACCCCAAGAGTGGCTCGAGGTCCACCACAACGACTACCGCACCGGTGGCTACTACGACAACCTCCaggacgaccacgacgacggaggCCCCGCCACTGTCTGTGACGGTCGCGGGCAGCTCGTCGACCACGCGGAAGACATcgtcaccggccaccggcacaacAAGCCGGATGACAACCGTCCGCTATCAAGTCCTGGCATCGCTGGCCGAGGTGAACGCCGTCAAcgaaacatcatcatcctcgtcgGCCGAGTgggacgagcagcagctggtggacATGGCCGGACCTGGGGCATACGATGTTGACCAGCTGCCACCAGCCGGGATTGGCGTGGATCCTTTGGCCGATGAGGGTGCGAAGAATGACACCCTTCTGTTGGGGAACATTTTCCAGGCCATCATTAACGACAGCACGCCCGAGGAGCTGACACCGGCACGGAGGCGCCTCGGGGTGGACAGCATACCGAAGCTGGACGTGAACCTGTTCACCAGCGCCCCGGTCCTGGACAAGCAGCCCTGGCACCCGATCAGCCCCCAGCAATCGGAGTCGGAACTCCCGGTGAAGTCGGTGGCCCAGCGTACTGGGTTGCCGGCCCGCAAGAAACCATCGCTGGCGGAGGAGATCCTGTACCGGAATCGGCCGTCGGACATTGAGAGTGCGCTCGCGTACACGGAGAACCCGAACGGACCGATCACGTACTACCAGAGCTACACCAACCCGAGTTTCGGCTCGTCCACACTCGGCATCGAACCGCTCGGAGTGCTGGACGTGCGGCCATACCCGCTGCCGGTGGACAAGATCCACGAGGAGGTGATACCGGACTTCAAGTACCTGACACCGACGGCCGTGGACGCGACGGAGCAGCTCCTCAACCCGACGCTGGACGAGCAAAAGTTCGAACACCTCGGGGACGGTGTAATCGCCAAGAAGCCGGACCTGAGTGGACCCAAGGATGATGTGGCcatcacgacgacggaagaaatcgaaacgacCACCCTCGGGGCTGTGGAGTCCGACGAGACCAGCTCGACGGAGAGTCCGTACTACGGGTCCAGTGAGCTGAACGCCACGCACGACGAGGAACAGCTCGTGATGGATGTCGCGATGGACCTCGCGGAGTCCCGGCTCAGTCCGGACGAGGAActgacaacgacgacgacgatggtccCGTCATCCGTCACCACGACGCTGACGTCGGCGGAAGACATTACCGAGCCGGCCACCGTaccaccgtcgacgacgacggagttCGGGGCGCCCTCTAGTGAGGAACGCGACAATGACTCCCTGGAGGTAACGACGCTGGCGGCGTCGGCTGGTGTACTGACCGAGGGCCGCCCCTCCACGACGTACGTCGAGGTGGAAACGTTCAAGTACAGCCCCCCGacggtgccgccaccgacccCCACCATCACCCAGCCGGAACTGTTCCCGATCACGAAGTGGGAGTTCGTGAACGGCACTCGGCGGACGACGGCCGAGAAGCCCCCGACCCGGAAGGTGTTCAACGAGACGCTCcaggcgctggtggtggagaaCGTGGCGCCGGAAGCGACGACCGCCCCGGTGCTACCCCGACTGCCCCCGGCCGCTGCCAACCAGCTGGCCGACTTGAAGGTGAACCGCTCCCAGAACCTACAGAACCTGTCCGACATCTTCGATACGCTCGCGTCCAAACTCGGCATCCGGCCGGAAGTGTCCAGCAAGCTGCCACCCTTTTCGTCGCTCGCCAAGATCAAGCACCGGAACCCGGCCAACCGGACAGCGGGTACTGGCCGTCctcgccccaccaccaccagccccagcacCGGGCGACCCAAGCGGAAGAAAACGCGACCCGCCACTGGCTCGACGGTGCCCGACAGCTTCCcggagacgacgacgccaaTGTCTCGCGTCATCCCGACCGTCACCAACGACGAGATCGACGACGTGGTTCCGGTGATGCTCGAGACCTCGTCCGCCGAGGTCCCGCCGGTCGTCGGCCAGGCGGAAGTGGAAGTCATCGATCCGAGCATCTACGAGGAGATGCTCAGCTCGCTGGCACTTGCCGTACCCGGCCAAAGGACACACGGGGCCGCTCCGACAACACCTCCGGCACCACCCTCGACGCTCGTCACGCTACTCCCCGTCAAGTCGAACTCGGGCATCCGCAACTTCCGGCCCAAAACGAAGCGACCGCCAGCGACGGCAGCGCGCCAGGGCGATAAAACCGAAAGCCGGCGCACGGCCCCGGACGAACCGGTGGACTCTAAACTAATGGATGCAAATAAAACGGACGAGGCGGCCTCAAGGGGATCCGGGCGACCGGGGCCGGCACGCGCgggaagtaataaaaataacacgatGGTCGAAACGGTGGTCCGGGCCAGCATGCGCTTCGAGTCGTaaaccggcggaccggcgacggcgtcCGAGGTGATAATTGAGTGCCGGCTAACGCGGTGTGACCACAACGAGCGCGGTCATCgcgcatcaccatcaccgaatTTGTGACCAACCACCACGCTTCCTGGTCTCCGGCGTGTCCTCGGCAGAGATTTAAAGCGGTTGATCGCCGAAAAAGTTGAGATTGTTTTACTCCTAAAATTACTCAAGGGCAAGGCACAAGGCACTCACAACCCACAGGTTCACTAGGCTTACGTTTACTCTTAAGACTGAGGCAGCCtgggtccggttccggagctGCCGAACGAGCAGGAGTGTAGCACTGTAGTAAGTACGTTACCTACGCGCGCGACCGACACTAGGATTAGTCGAAggataatttattgaacacaaACTCCACGAGGACGCAGACGACGAATGCTAATATTTAGTAACCGGAACCCCGGTGCGTGCTGCAGGATCTGCGCTGTGGCGTTTCTGcggcacgcaccgcaccgcatggAGCAACATGCGACAGGCTGGTCGCGAGTAGTCGATAAGGCGCCCTGTAGCTGTAA encodes the following:
- the LOC131207809 gene encoding mucin-2, producing MEPIYGTNKKYLQSLAGSDYYRSPSTLRPMASEYASYQNTLGRRSTLVGPYTHMSKYSYPTDVSVSSHYGYTSWGLWRDSRNLSSALYAKKQKNIKSFSILLMSAAFIVVLAVLCVAGLAFYFSTFKTDLSGSILAFDCTFRVARGDIYTTGLRSNSTPVYRQKTAFYEKLIDTSLERSGLTVSRAEIMSFGDGPTIVLSFRVFLDMRKIKITINNVEEHIRTAFLSEVLNPNSAFKSIRIDPDSIEIKRLLDQDVLKTALLTRHEAFPPTVVKPGQSGVDGHDGRHVTKKSGVIEKTIHKFTPRVPPHGGGGGAAGPPPLVEAESDIDMDNLPVIQGSFEITKTDADITQKRKGSGTGEPPATGPRVPPPPPAPLPTSSSSSVSPARGGQDKPQVGPKSKYETATAKIEKMDKHGVTTKKIKTTLASAGSGGGRRSSTATTTKTAHPKSGSRSTTTTTAPVATTTTSRTTTTTEAPPLSVTVAGSSSTTRKTSSPATGTTSRMTTVRYQVLASLAEVNAVNETSSSSSAEWDEQQLVDMAGPGAYDVDQLPPAGIGVDPLADEGAKNDTLLLGNIFQAIINDSTPEELTPARRRLGVDSIPKLDVNLFTSAPVLDKQPWHPISPQQSESELPVKSVAQRTGLPARKKPSLAEEILYRNRPSDIESALAYTENPNGPITYYQSYTNPSFGSSTLGIEPLGVLDVRPYPLPVDKIHEEVIPDFKYLTPTAVDATEQLLNPTLDEQKFEHLGDGVIAKKPDLSGPKDDVAITTTEEIETTTLGAVESDETSSTESPYYGSSELNATHDEEQLVMDVAMDLAESRLSPDEELTTTTTMVPSSVTTTLTSAEDITEPATVPPSTTTEFGAPSSEERDNDSLEVTTLAASAGVLTEGRPSTTYVEVETFKYSPPTVPPPTPTITQPELFPITKWEFVNGTRRTTAEKPPTRKVFNETLQALVVENVAPEATTAPVLPRLPPAAANQLADLKVNRSQNLQNLSDIFDTLASKLGIRPEVSSKLPPFSSLAKIKHRNPANRTAGTGRPRPTTTSPSTGRPKRKKTRPATGSTVPDSFPETTTPMSRVIPTVTNDEIDDVVPVMLETSSAEVPPVVGQAEVEVIDPSIYEEMLSSLALAVPGQRTHGAAPTTPPAPPSTLVTLLPVKSNSGIRNFRPKTKRPPATAARQGDKTESRRTAPDEPVDSKLMDANKTDEAASRGSGRPGPARAGSNKNNTMVETVVRASMRFES